The DNA segment ATGCTTCAAAATACAATTAATTCTCTAAGGTGTGCTAGATGATACCTGCAACACTTTACCATTATAATATCTATTTCCTGTAAGGGCAAAATTGCAAATATAATCTGCCATGTCCTTTGCCGAAAGTGGTGCTTCATACCCTGGGAATGCTTCTTGCAACATCTCGGTATTTACAGCACCTAGTGCCAATACATTAAAGGCAATACCTTTTTCTTTATACTCTTCTGCCAAAAGCTCTGAAAGCGTTATAACAGCACCTTTACTTGAACTATAAGCCGATAATCCTGCAAATTTCATAGAGCCCTGTATGCCGCCCATACTACTTATAGTAACCACATGGCTACCTGCTTTCATATAAGGCAATACTGCACGGTTTAAAGCTGCTACGCCAAACACATTAACTTTATAGATATACTCAAACTCATCGGCTGTTATTTCACCAAAAGGTTTTAATAATAAAGCACCTGCATTGTGTAATAATACATCTACTTTATACCAAGTAGTCCTTACAAAATCACTTACTTGCTCTAAATCAGCAGCGAGCGAAATATCAATACTAAGACAGGTAATATTTTTATGCGCTTGCAATACTTGAGGTACTTTACGCGACAACGCTAGCACTTGATGTCCAGCATCGGCAAACTGCAAAGCCATTTCGTAGCCCATACCCCTGCTCGTTCCTGTTATTATTATGTTCTTCATTATTTTTTAAGGACTATTTCGTGTGTGTTAGCATTTACCATTTTTGTAACTACTGGCAACATAGTTTGGATAAAACTTGCCATATGTGCCGTATCCATATTCTCGAACTCATCGTCAAGGTGATGGTAATATTTAAACGTATTCATATTAGTAGTACATATAGTATGTGCCGGCACATCCATTTCTAAATAAAAGGGATAATTATCTGATGCTTTAAAAAGCTGATACTTTACTGCAAAATCAGTATAACCAAATAATTTTGCCCCCACATATTCATTCATTTTCTCTGTTATGTTAGAGCGGCTATACCCTGTAACATAAGCCTCTATATCCATTCCCAACGGCACACCTACCATTTCAAAATTCAACATTACATAAGGAATAAAATTTGCCTGTTTTAACTTGGCTGCAAGGTGATAGCTCCCCAGTAATCCTTTTTCTTCTGCTGAGAAAAAACAAAATAAGATACTGCGTTTATTAGCTTTTGTTTTGGCAAAATAGTTTACTAACTCAGTAACCGCCGTAGTACCCGATGCATTATCATCGGCACCATTGTACACCGCATCATCATCTTGCATAGTACCAGCAATACCAATATGGTCGTAATGCGCGCCAATAATTATATATTCATCTTTTAGTTTTGGGTCGTTACCCTCAAGATAGCCTACAATATTATAGGCTGGCTTATCAAAGTTAGAAAGTGTATCCCTGTAGGTAGTAAAGTAAGGCTCTACACTATTCTTTTTAAAAATATCTTCTAAAAAAAGAGCTGCTTTCTCTAAACCTTCACTACCGCTATCTCGCCCTTGTAACTCATCCGAAGATAAAAACTTTAACGTTTTAGCAATTTGCTGCTCACTAACGGTATAGTTTTCTTTTTGAGCAAATGATGTAGTTATACAACCAAGGGCAATAAACAATAAAAGTAGTCTTCTTTTCATAGTATATCTTTTGTGTAGCTAAAATAGGAAAATAAAACCACATCTCCTTGTCATGACAAAGCATCTAGACATATAAAAAAGAAAAATCCCGATTGCAAATTGCAATCGGGATTATAATATAACATAAACCCATTAACCTATTTCTGCATGAATACTACTTAAGTATTAAGCAAGCATAGTAACAGGATTCTCAATATATTGTTTTAGTGTTTGTAAAAACTGCGCACCTGTAGCACCATCTACAGTACGGTGATCGCAAGTAAGTGTAACTGTCATAGTGTTACCTACTACAATTTCTCCGTTTTTAACTACTGGTTTTTGTACAATAGCACCTACCGATAGTATAGCCGAGTTAGGCTGATTTATAATAGAAGTAAATTCTGTTATACCAAACATACCAAGGTTAGATACTGTAAAGGTACTACCTTCCATTTCTTTAGGCTGTAGTTTCTTGTTTCTTGCTTTACCAGCAAGATCTTTAACGTTAGCTCCTATTTGAGACAGACTCATGTGGTCAGTAAATTTAAGCACTGGTACTACCAACCCTTCATCTACTGCTACCGCTACACCAATACTAATATGTTTATTATATACAGTAACATCTTCTTTCCATTGTGTATTTATCTGCGGATGTTTGCGCAATGCCATAGCACTTGCCTTGATAACCATATCGTTAAACGATACCTTAGTATCTGGCAATGCATTTATAACACCTCGCGATGCGATAGCAGCATCCATATCTAGCTCTATAGTAAGGCTATATTCTGGTGCTGTAAACTTAGAATTACCCAAGCTACGCGCTATTGCTTTACGCATTTGTGAGTTTTTAACCTCTTCTGTACTTTCTTCTCCGGCAGGTACAAATGGTTTCACTCCCGATTCTGCTTGTTGTGAAGTAGCTTGCTGTTGTGCAGGCTGTGCAGCTTGTGGCGTATAATTTTCAATATCTTTCTTAACGATACGACCATTTTCGCCCGTACCTTTTACATTGCTAAGATTGATACCTTTTTCTTCTGCTATTTTACGCGCTAATGGCGAAGCAAAGATTCTACCTCCATCATTATCAGTAGTTACATTTTGTGTATCAGCTTCTTTAGGCTCTTCATTAGTACTTGTAGTGCTGTCTGATTTTTTTTTGCTTTCTTCAGAAGAAGAATCAGAAGCATCACCACCGTCTTTACTGTAGTTTTCAGCTACACCACTAACATCTGTTCCCTCTGGACCTATAATAGCTAAAATAGTATCTACAGGAGCACTTTCACCTTCTTGCACACCAATATATAAAAGTGTACCTGCATTAAACGACTCAAACTCCATTGTAGCTTTATCAGTCTCTATCTCTGCAAGTATATCGCCTTCATCAACTTTATCTCCAACTTTTTTCAACCAAGTAGCAACTGTACCTTCTTCCATAGTATCACTAAGGCGGGGCATAGTAACTACTATTACACCTTCTGGTAATTTTGATGGTGCTTTTTTATCAGCAGTAGGCTTGTCTTCTTTTTTCTCTTCCTGAGCAGGTTTTTCTTCTTTTGATTCATCAGATGATGTATCGCCTTTCCCGTCAAGTAATGCTTGGTAATCTTCGCCTTCTTTACCTATAATAGCAAGAACAGAATCTACAGGAGCACTATCTCCTTCTTTAACCCCTATGTATAATAGAGTTCCCGCATCAAATGCTTCAAACTCCATAGTAGCTTTATCTGTTTCTATCTCTGCAAGAATATCGCCTTCATTTACTGTATCACCCACACTTTTAAGCCACGTAGCTACAGTGCCTTCTTCCATAGTATCGCTTAGGCGGGGCATGTTTATAATTTTTGCCATGATTATTATAGTTTATGTGGTAAAAATGGATAATTTTCTTGAGAGTAAACAACGTCATACATTACGCTAGGGTCTGGATATGGAGACTCTTCTGCAAACTGTTCGCACTCGCTTACTAAAGCTCTTACTCTGTCATCTATTGCCTGAATCTCTTCATCTGTAGCATAGTTATTTTCTTTAATAACATCAAGCACCTGAGTGATAGGATCTATTTTCTTGTACTCTTCTACCTCATCTTTAGTACGGTAATGTTGCGCATCACTCATAGAGTGACCTCTATAACGATATGTTTTCATTTCAAGAAAAGTAGGACCTTCTCCTTTTCTAGCTCTTTCAATAGCTTCGTGCATTGCCTCAGCTACTTTTATTGGGTTCATAGCATCAACAGGACCACATGGCATTTCATAACCAAGTCCTAGCTTCCATATATCTGTATGATTAGCCGTACGCTCTACAGATGTACCCATTGCATAACCATTATTTTCTACTATAAACACCACAGGAAGTTTCCATAACATAGCCATATTAAAGGCTTCATGTAATGATCCCTGACGTGCTGCACCATCACCAAAATAGGTTAAGGTAACACCACCTGTTTCAAAATACTTGTCGGCAAATGCTATACCTGCACCCACAGGAATTTGAGCACCCACGATACCGTGACCACCATAAAAACCGTGTTCTTTAGAGAATATGTGCATAGAGCCACCAAGTCCTTGCGATGTTCCTGTTGCTTTACCTAAAAGCTCTGCCATAACCCTACGTGGGTCTACACCCATACCTATAGGTTGTACATGGTTACGGTAAGCTGTTATTATTTTATCTTTAGAAAGGTCCATGGCATGTAATGCACCTGCAAGTACAGCTTCCTGACCATTATATAAGTGAAGGAAACCTCTAACTTTCTGCTGAATGTACAAAGCTGCAAGTTTGTCTTCAAACTTTCTCCAAAACTGCATATCCTCGTACCACTTCAGATAAACTTCTTTTGTAATTTCTTTCATTTCTGAATAATTGTTACTAATGTGATTTTAAAAAATTTACTTACGCCGCAAAAAGTTTCCTCACACAAATTTGCGAAACGCAAAAATAACACTTACGTTTTATAACTAAAAAAATAAAATGAAGTATTTTCTATTTTTATAGCACTTTAGATGAAAGAAAAACAAAAAAAAGGATTTCGTTGAAATCCTTTTTTTTTGTTTTTACAAATATTTACTTTCAAAAACCATTGGAAGTAGATTTTTGAGCGAATCTGACTTATAGACTTTCCCTACTTCTCCCATAAAATAAATCTCAATAGGAGTATCTTGTTTCATTTCATATTCTGCTATAGACTGCCTGCACGCACCACAAGGTGGTATAGGGTCTTCAACTTTTTTTTCTTCTGAAGCTGCCGAGATTGCAATTTTTAAAATCTTAGCATCAGGATACATGGCTCCTGCATAAAAAACAGCTACACGCTCGGCACAAAGCCCTGATGGGTAGGCTGCATTTTCCTGATTAGAACCTAATACAATTTCTCCGTTATCTAACAACAATGCGGCACCTACATGAAACTTAGAGTATGGTGCGTATGATTTTTGCCGTATTGCAACTGCTTGTTGCATTAACATCTTTACATCTTCAGGAAGCTCATTAATTGAGTTGAATGCTGTAAAGGTTGAAATTATACTAATATTTTCCATTTATTAATATTCGTCGTATGTGTTATCACCAAAGTTAAACGTTAGCGAAAAACGCAATGTGTTTTCTAGCGGGTTTCTTACTTTTGACGCTGAGAAAAGGTATGATAAATCTACTTTTATTACTGTATATTTAAAACCTGCTCCCAGTGAAAAGAATTTACGCGCTCCTTTTGCATCATCTTCATTAAAATAACCTAAACGAAATGCAAAAGAGTCTTGATATGTATATTCAGCACCTAACGAATAAGTAATCTCTTTAAGCTCTTCTCTAAAACCATCGGGTGCATCACCAAATGATTCAAAAATACCCGATACCCAGCTTGTTTTATTATAATCTAATAAATCATCACTATATTGTTGATCAGCTATGTCTTCTGCTGTATCAATCTCATTATTGTCAATTTCACCATTCCCATCTAAATCTACATATACAGGCGCTACTGTTGCAGGTGGTGTTGGCACTAATAGTTTTGTTAGCTCTAAATTAACAGCTACTTTATTATATTCATCAAATATAAAATCGAAACCAGCACCAAGCCTCATATTAGCAGGCAAGTAATTTGAATTACTACTGTTAGTATCTTCATCGTTATTATAGTTGATTTTTGGTCCCATATTCTGGAAGTTAAAACCTGCTCTCCAACGACCGTTAAAATCAGTATATGCTATCTCTTCAGACTGGTAGAAACCTGCTACATCAAAAGCAAATGTATTTGCCGCACTAGCATCACCACCACCAGAAGCCTCAGGTATTCTTAAGTTTGAACTTATAAAACGACCTGCTACAGCCATAGAGAAACGCTCACTCAGTTTAAGTGAATAAGACAAATCGACCGCTAACTCATTTGGAGTTCTTATTACCCCAGGATCATCTGGAGATTGTCTAAGCTCTATATCCCCTAGCCCAAAATAACGAAAGCTACCTGCAAATGCACTTCTTTCGCTATATCTATTATAATAATTAACCTGCGCTAACGATATATCGCCTGCTATCTCTGTAAGGTATGGTGTATAACTCACACCTACACCTTGACCATCGAGAGCAAAAGCATATTTCGCAGGATTCCATTGCTGAGAATAAGTATCCGTAGATGTTGCCACCCCTTGGTCTGCCATACCAGCAGCTCTTGCATCGGCAGCTATTAATAAAAATGGCACTCCTGTAGTAATGGCTCTGTTATTGTTTTGGGCTTTTGCAAGCTGAACTCCTAACAGGCACAAAGCAAATAAAATAATCTTTTTCATTTCTATTTTTAAAAATTTAAAGGTAACAAATATAGTGTTTTTTATAGCAATACAATCTTTTCATATTTATGAGCTGTTTTGTTTGTTGTTGTCGACTTAACAGTGAGTTTATATATATAAACTCCCTTACCTATTTTATCGCCAAAATCGTCGCGTCCGTCCCATGTTATTTCTCTACACAAAAAACCATCCGTAATTACAGTTCTGTTTATTGTTCTTACCACTTTACCTGTAACCGTAAACACTTGTACTTGTACATCGAGCGGTTCAAAAGGTCTATTATGATTAAACCAAAACTCGGTATAACTCACAAACGGATTAGGGTAATTAAGCACATGTTCTAACTCTAACGCATCATCTCCTGCTACTACAAATTGTATATCGGCAGTAACAAGGTTATTATACACATCCCATGCTTTAAAGGTTAAAGTATGTAAACCTTTTTCGAGATCAGAAAAAGGAAAACGAACTTCTCCTTTAGTATAATCGTCTAAATTAGCTTCATAATAGTCATTCATCAAAAACGGATTGGTCTCATCACCATCGAGCACCCCTATAATATCATGACCAATACCACTCGCCGTGTTAATTCCGTGTTCGTCTTGAAGATATGCAAGTAATATTGGCGAATCATTAGTTATACCTCCCGACACAAATGATTCATCATTCATATAAAGCCTTACAGTAGGCGCTGTTCTATCTTCGGCTGCATCAGTGTTAATACCTCCAATTTGTATATCATTATCGTATCCTGTTTGATCTTGAAATAAATTATTGCGTTTTGCATAAAAACTAACACGCCCACTACCTATAGGTATACGAATATCTCTTGGCACTACAAAACCAACTTCAAACTGTCCGTTTGTAACGGTTGCACTACCGCGAAAAACTGTTTCACCAAGTGTATTAAATTCTGTTATAACATCAAGCAGCCCATCGTTATTTAAGGTCTCTCTCTTAATATCTTTATCAAAAACAGTCACTTCAATCTCGCCATTATAATTGGCTATAACACTACCTCCTTCGGTAGTAACATTACCTGTAAGCTTTACATATTCTAACGACTTTATAGGCTCAGTAACATCTGCAACAGGTATATCGTTTATTTTAGTAAGTACAATTTCTGGCTCTGCCACAGCAAGTTTTAATGCGGGGTCTCCTACAAATGCTATTAACCTATAGGTTTCCTGATTTGACTTTGCTTGTCGCAACGCCTCTGCCATAGAAGGATATTCACCATCCTCAAAAGCATAGAGCTTAGAAGCAAGCGTAGTATTAAAACTAATAGCCGCCGATATAAAAATAGCACGTGTTGTAGTCATCATTGCAATAGCGCCACCCGCAGGATTCCAAAATATTTCCTCTCCTGCTGTAGGGCGATAAGGATTATCGAACCTAGTAAGATCGCAAGTAGCTGTTATAAATAAAGGGTATTTAAACCTATTAGTAAACGCTTTTGCATCATCTGCCTCTAAAAGTCGCTCACTCGCCATACCGTTCTCACTACCATGTCCTAGATAATTAACTACTAGTGTACCATAGTTTATAGAGCGTATTATTTGCTCCTTAGCATCAGGATAACGCTCACCTCCAGATGATGCTTGCTGAACATACGAATCTATGTATACCTTTCGCATATTAATAAAAGGTCTATTAGCCACAATAGTCGCCACTAGATCTTCTTGATCTGGCACAAAATCAACATCGCTTGTTGCATCGGCATCATCAGCAATCATAAGATACTCATTTCGCCATCTACCATAGGCTTCCTCGCTTAGATATTCGGTGATTTTATTTACCATTTCTTCTGCTTGGCTTGTTGTGCTCACCACCATACGCCCTGCAGCAATATCAGCAGCCCCATCTCCTGCTCCCTCTCCTGCATCCATCATCACAAAAAAATCATCAGACACATAGGTTGTCACTATACTATAGTTACCCCTCCCAGTATCTGTAGGAGAAAAATCATGATAAATAGGAACTATATTAGTATTGTTTGGTATTCTATCTTTAAAATCGAATGAGGCATCTCCGAAAAGATTAACATACTTTATCTTATTTTCGCTAGACGACGCATTGTTATATATATACTTTACAAAATTTCTAATTGCGCCAATATCTTGCTTACCAGAAGAAAACTCTTCATAAATTTTATCGAGTGTTATAACTTTTACATTTAAGCCTGATTGCGTTCTATGTATATTAGCTAAAGATTCTGCCTGCGAAAGCAAAAACTCTGGCGCTACAATAAGATAATCAACATCCTGAAACTGTCCTTGTGAATTATTGAATATTGTTCCTTTTAAATTTTGATTAGCAACACGGGCATTTGAATCTCTTGATGGTGTATAATAATCTGAAGATACTACTGTAATATATTTTCGAGCCTCCCCCATAGTTGCTTTAAACGAAAACTGCGAAGCATCGTTATCTGCTACTTTAGCAACATTATATATATCGGTAATATCCCATACAGCATCAATACTAGATGCACTAGAAAATTGATATTCTATAACCCCTATATTACTAGCAGCATCATTATATGTAAACCTAAACTGGTCGTTAGTACCTTTTAGGT comes from the Flavobacterium arcticum genome and includes:
- the porV gene encoding type IX secretion system outer membrane channel protein PorV is translated as MKKIILFALCLLGVQLAKAQNNNRAITTGVPFLLIAADARAAGMADQGVATSTDTYSQQWNPAKYAFALDGQGVGVSYTPYLTEIAGDISLAQVNYYNRYSERSAFAGSFRYFGLGDIELRQSPDDPGVIRTPNELAVDLSYSLKLSERFSMAVAGRFISSNLRIPEASGGGDASAANTFAFDVAGFYQSEEIAYTDFNGRWRAGFNFQNMGPKINYNNDEDTNSSNSNYLPANMRLGAGFDFIFDEYNKVAVNLELTKLLVPTPPATVAPVYVDLDGNGEIDNNEIDTAEDIADQQYSDDLLDYNKTSWVSGIFESFGDAPDGFREELKEITYSLGAEYTYQDSFAFRLGYFNEDDAKGARKFFSLGAGFKYTVIKVDLSYLFSASKVRNPLENTLRFSLTFNFGDNTYDEY
- the pdhA gene encoding pyruvate dehydrogenase (acetyl-transferring) E1 component subunit alpha, with translation MKEITKEVYLKWYEDMQFWRKFEDKLAALYIQQKVRGFLHLYNGQEAVLAGALHAMDLSKDKIITAYRNHVQPIGMGVDPRRVMAELLGKATGTSQGLGGSMHIFSKEHGFYGGHGIVGAQIPVGAGIAFADKYFETGGVTLTYFGDGAARQGSLHEAFNMAMLWKLPVVFIVENNGYAMGTSVERTANHTDIWKLGLGYEMPCGPVDAMNPIKVAEAMHEAIERARKGEGPTFLEMKTYRYRGHSMSDAQHYRTKDEVEEYKKIDPITQVLDVIKENNYATDEEIQAIDDRVRALVSECEQFAEESPYPDPSVMYDVVYSQENYPFLPHKL
- a CDS encoding pyruvate dehydrogenase complex dihydrolipoamide acetyltransferase, with amino-acid sequence MAKIINMPRLSDTMEEGTVATWLKSVGDTVNEGDILAEIETDKATMEFEAFDAGTLLYIGVKEGDSAPVDSVLAIIGKEGEDYQALLDGKGDTSSDESKEEKPAQEEKKEDKPTADKKAPSKLPEGVIVVTMPRLSDTMEEGTVATWLKKVGDKVDEGDILAEIETDKATMEFESFNAGTLLYIGVQEGESAPVDTILAIIGPEGTDVSGVAENYSKDGGDASDSSSEESKKKSDSTTSTNEEPKEADTQNVTTDNDGGRIFASPLARKIAEEKGINLSNVKGTGENGRIVKKDIENYTPQAAQPAQQQATSQQAESGVKPFVPAGEESTEEVKNSQMRKAIARSLGNSKFTAPEYSLTIELDMDAAIASRGVINALPDTKVSFNDMVIKASAMALRKHPQINTQWKEDVTVYNKHISIGVAVAVDEGLVVPVLKFTDHMSLSQIGANVKDLAGKARNKKLQPKEMEGSTFTVSNLGMFGITEFTSIINQPNSAILSVGAIVQKPVVKNGEIVVGNTMTVTLTCDHRTVDGATGAQFLQTLKQYIENPVTMLA
- a CDS encoding M20/M25/M40 family metallo-hydrolase — its product is MKRRLLLLFIALGCITTSFAQKENYTVSEQQIAKTLKFLSSDELQGRDSGSEGLEKAALFLEDIFKKNSVEPYFTTYRDTLSNFDKPAYNIVGYLEGNDPKLKDEYIIIGAHYDHIGIAGTMQDDDAVYNGADDNASGTTAVTELVNYFAKTKANKRSILFCFFSAEEKGLLGSYHLAAKLKQANFIPYVMLNFEMVGVPLGMDIEAYVTGYSRSNITEKMNEYVGAKLFGYTDFAVKYQLFKASDNYPFYLEMDVPAHTICTTNMNTFKYYHHLDDEFENMDTAHMASFIQTMLPVVTKMVNANTHEIVLKK
- a CDS encoding SDR family NAD(P)-dependent oxidoreductase, coding for MKNIIITGTSRGMGYEMALQFADAGHQVLALSRKVPQVLQAHKNITCLSIDISLAADLEQVSDFVRTTWYKVDVLLHNAGALLLKPFGEITADEFEYIYKVNVFGVAALNRAVLPYMKAGSHVVTISSMGGIQGSMKFAGLSAYSSSKGAVITLSELLAEEYKEKGIAFNVLALGAVNTEMLQEAFPGYEAPLSAKDMADYICNFALTGNRYYNGKVLQVSSSTP
- the cdd gene encoding cytidine deaminase, translated to MENISIISTFTAFNSINELPEDVKMLMQQAVAIRQKSYAPYSKFHVGAALLLDNGEIVLGSNQENAAYPSGLCAERVAVFYAGAMYPDAKILKIAISAASEEKKVEDPIPPCGACRQSIAEYEMKQDTPIEIYFMGEVGKVYKSDSLKNLLPMVFESKYL
- the porU gene encoding type IX secretion system sortase PorU gives rise to the protein MKYRLFLYILLYSLFSIPSFGQQSGVFTLEWKDNVPSFVGDVPVVLPEFQSEYMYYDADNRQLYFSTNIPVTAAVDPNSLRITNIVYESITSAQLGDLSSGKQSNAPNAKIAPIKSRDDWYAHLKLSPIIKEGSGYKRIKSFSYSFRLDAQQRIIKSTNDFTSISNSVLASGAWYRFYVKKSGVYKITKGFLKQLGFDTNTDPRNIKIYGNGGRMLPLLNEVEYPADLAENAIRFVGEEDGSFDNSDYILFYAEGVDNWNTDSRTHNNMFADKSYYYVTSYGGVGKRIAAMPEPVGAPDITTVSFDDYVYHEEDLVSIARLGRKWHGEQFNIENVQDFEFQIPDVVATTDATIIVSAAAASINPTSMGVKVNGQDVGSLTFQSQGQYDSGYDGYLSTTFTPSSSMTVSLNYNNGGVPTSNAWLDYIIIKAKRNLKGTNDQFRFTYNDAASNIGVIEYQFSSASSIDAVWDITDIYNVAKVADNDASQFSFKATMGEARKYITVVSSDYYTPSRDSNARVANQNLKGTIFNNSQGQFQDVDYLIVAPEFLLSQAESLANIHRTQSGLNVKVITLDKIYEEFSSGKQDIGAIRNFVKYIYNNASSSENKIKYVNLFGDASFDFKDRIPNNTNIVPIYHDFSPTDTGRGNYSIVTTYVSDDFFVMMDAGEGAGDGAADIAAGRMVVSTTSQAEEMVNKITEYLSEEAYGRWRNEYLMIADDADATSDVDFVPDQEDLVATIVANRPFINMRKVYIDSYVQQASSGGERYPDAKEQIIRSINYGTLVVNYLGHGSENGMASERLLEADDAKAFTNRFKYPLFITATCDLTRFDNPYRPTAGEEIFWNPAGGAIAMMTTTRAIFISAAISFNTTLASKLYAFEDGEYPSMAEALRQAKSNQETYRLIAFVGDPALKLAVAEPEIVLTKINDIPVADVTEPIKSLEYVKLTGNVTTEGGSVIANYNGEIEVTVFDKDIKRETLNNDGLLDVITEFNTLGETVFRGSATVTNGQFEVGFVVPRDIRIPIGSGRVSFYAKRNNLFQDQTGYDNDIQIGGINTDAAEDRTAPTVRLYMNDESFVSGGITNDSPILLAYLQDEHGINTASGIGHDIIGVLDGDETNPFLMNDYYEANLDDYTKGEVRFPFSDLEKGLHTLTFKAWDVYNNLVTADIQFVVAGDDALELEHVLNYPNPFVSYTEFWFNHNRPFEPLDVQVQVFTVTGKVVRTINRTVITDGFLCREITWDGRDDFGDKIGKGVYIYKLTVKSTTTNKTAHKYEKIVLL